Genomic segment of Malus domestica chromosome 15, GDT2T_hap1:
ACATTGGTGTCGATATGGTTTCACTATGTAAAATATGTGTTACAATGTACATGGAGACTATAGAGGCTAGGGTTTTCTCTCTTTgctcttctttttcctccttttcTCCCCTTCAAGTGAGAGTGGaggatcccttttatagaataagggtttcctTCACCTCCTACATACATCATGGGCTAGGTCATGAGGCCCAATGTATGGTACAAcaggagtccctcaagtcttcagtcaagagagtcttttggctggagacttcaaatccaatccatgtgcAAGCCAAAATGACTAGATGTTGTCCGGAACTAGTACTCGACATGAGGCGGTGCTTAACGTAAAGCAATACTCAGCTAAAGGTAGCACACGTTGCGAGGTTGCTCAGCTAAAGGcaatgctcgcggcgaggcggttgctcgaCTGGATGCGGTGCTCGTTGCGAGGCGACTCGGCTCGTGGCGTTTCTCATTGCAAGTATGCACTCGACGTCAGCTTGCGCTCATTATGAGTTAACTCTCGACATCACTCGGGTCCGCATGTTCGGGTTCGCATATTGGGTCTATGGGTCAGGTCCACGGATCGGGTCTTTGAGTTGGGGTTATACGTAGGGACTTTGAGTTAGGTCCACAAGTTGGGTCCGTGAGTCGAGGTCCGAGCTCAAGGGTGTCCAAGTTTGTGGGTGTCCAATCTCGTAAGTGCCCGAATGATTGGGTGTCCGAGCTCGCGGGTGTCCGATCACATAGGTGTCCAAATGAGCGAGTGTCCGAGCAAGCGGGTGTCTGGTCAAACATGAGACCACCGTTCGGACTAAATCTTTGTCCCCATAAACATGTGGCTCATCAATCTATAAGTTCATCAATAGTGGTCGATAGGTTTCTTTAATCAGTAACAATGTTGATCAACGGATCCTGACAATAAATGATAGTTTAAGCATGAGTGCATAATCAATAAATCGATCACAAAATTTGGCAAAAGCATAACGTCATACTATGTAAGTTGTGTGGTAAATGAGTTGTTTTATATGTGACATTGTTAAGGGCATCACAATATCACTAGGCAATAAATAAATATTGCATAAGTAATTGCCTAAATATGTTGGTCACTGGTGAAATATGATGGAAAGTGTTCTGAGCATATGTGACTATTGTAGCATGTAATCTTAATATAATGACAATggggacacacacacacacacacatatatatatcacaaaataataataataaaatattaaataaacaatAATAATTTGGAGAAGATGGAGTCCTTATCTTCTCCGATGGATTTTCCCCAAACAATGGAGATGGCAGTGACGGTACAGGGCCTGCTCGTGGTGAGCTTCTCAGCACCGGTACCACTCGGGTTGAGTGAGAATCTGATAGTCCAAGTCTCCAGTTTCCGGTGGTGGTGGCGATTCCTTGTGAGCTGCTCGTTGTGGAGGTCACAGCTGCGCATTGCAGCCTGAGTTTGAGCAGCTGCCGTCCTTTCCACAGTTCTTCTGACCATGGCCTCCACTTTAGATCCCTTTTAGTTTgattttgagggatttgggCTCCGATTCGTTGAACTCTCTCTAGGATTCAAGAAATGATGGAATTTCTGAGAGGGAGTGAGACCCGGTTTTGATTTTGATGGAGCCACCATGGTGGTGGCTCTGTGGGTTTGCAGAAATGAGGGTCTCCCGGCGCTGAGGTGGTTTGGGTTGGAGGTTAGGCATTGGTTCTGAGAAATGGAGGCATTGAACACGAAAGaaatggcaagtgccttcgcccatgagcggtaggtctcgggttcgagacttgggagcagcctctccataaatggaggtaaggctagccgacattcacctctcccagaccctgcgtaaagcgggagccttgtgcactgggtacgaccctttttttttttacggtgGAGTGAGGGAGGTTGTGAGAGTTTCACGGTGGTGGGATGAAAAAAAtaagagagaaccgacatgacttttgtgtcgattcccacagacggcggcAAATGTTGATGCCCAAAATCGGtgaagactttggaacaacgtaaagtgtcaagtttgtgactttcGCTCGATTGCTCCGATCACCTGGTGAGGATAATACGTAAatagatagagataggaaagcaaacacaagatgtacgtggttcatcctAAGTTTGGCTACGTttacggagtagatgagttctcattaacattgaagggtttacacaaatacataagtTTAAGCATAATTATTATCAGTGGGTTCTAATGActagtttaagtacaataatgacattagggattaattgtaggagaatAGTCTCCTTTTAGCTTTTGTCAGCAGTCGATGTGGGACTCAATGAGCTTTATTCTaacgttgacatgtgtcgcattgtgattggcctcctggttggagggaaactcttgtaCTTCAGTAGGTGTGCCTCAACATGAACCCCTCAGTGGGTCCTTGAAGGTATGACGTTGATCGGtgttcggtagtttcgggattggtcaagtatggtacaaaagACTAGTAGCCCTATAACCGTTAGTGtacattaaaaacttaaaataactTCCCTTTGACCTATTAACAACAGTTCTTGAACTTATCTGCAGGTTAAAAGGCGGCAAACACCATTATTGAGGGtatgtgattctttcttcataTTTTCTGAAGCTATTTCCATTCTCATATGATAACAGTTTCTTTATCTTTTGGTCTTTTGGGAATATATTTTGGGTTTTAGGGATAGGGTGCATACAGCAGACTGTTGTCATTTGAGATTAAGACGGTGGTTTTGTTTGGGAATTAGAATATAAATGCATCCTCAATTTTCATGAACACAGCTTTTGGTTTCTTTCTTCTCTGTTAATAAAGCTCAGACTTACTCTTAAggacttgtgtaaatattataGTTTCAATCTATTAATTTTGAGCTACCTAAGTGATAATTTCCTGAACCAAGTACTTCATTGAAGTTACACAGTTCTCTCTCCTTTTGGTTTTGCCAATTCATGCCATGGTTACCTTCTCAAAACAGATCAAACTGCTTTACACAAGCTATGTGTGTGGAAGAGTAGATAATGTGTTGTGATGGCATTGACAAAACTGTTGGACATAGTCCATTGGAAGTTTAGTGGTATAATTTGGCAATTTTTCTTGAATTTGTTAAAGAACTGGAGTAGTGAGGAATTGCGTGTCCTTGAGATATAAATTTTCTTAAGTTGGTGACCAGCTTCCTTTGTAGCTTTTCTTTTCTGCAATTAGGGATCCTCTCATCTTTTTGCATTCTCGGAATGTTTAGGCATCAAATGGTTATTTGTATGAAGTTTGGTGCTTTTTTTCTCTAACCGAGCTCTAGTTTCAGGTGAAGGCATATGCAGACAACTTCAAGTTTAAAGGCCTACCGAAAACTGAGGAGAGTTAATTTTGTttcaatggttttgtttctgggttctATCTCAGGAGGGAGGTTGTGCATCAATGCTTTGCAGTTTCCTTAGTTGTATTTCATTGAACGTGTTACTTGACCCAAATGAAACACACTTGATCCAAATGAAACACCGACTACAATAATAAACGGGATTCATGCTGTGAAGTATCTCCCCCTATTTCTTTGGCATAAATGACACTGCATTTGTATGCCCTCTATGGTTGATTGTATTTTTACAGTTATTGTATTCCCGGGGTCGTATTTCGTTATACTTTTTGCTTACAATTCGGTGCAGTGTGAATTGTTTTCTTGTCCCTCTCCTCTCTGTTTCCCTCCTTTGCATAAATCTCAATCCCTTTGTTCTTCTTTACGCCAAGTCTCTTTGTTGGTTGAATGGTACCTGTTACGCCAAGGACCTCGGGGTTTTGAAATTACGTGTTGAGTCTTAACTATCTGTTTCGAAAACAGTATAAAATCAAAAGTTAGTGTTACAGACAGCTGCCTACATTCGACGGTAATTAAAGGTTGTGCTAGAGTCAGTTGCCCACATTCGATGGTCATTATGTACCATTTATGAATGGCGGTTTGAACTGTCATCGATAGCTAATGAATCATATCAAACCTTGTTTTAAATCAAAAATTTTATAGGCTTCTGGTTCAGGCAAGCACCTCCAAAtatcgattttattatataaaatcaACTTCGCCGATCATTTATTAAGAAAAAATCGTTATTCCGTCAGTGTGACAACACGATGGTCGGTTTAGAGCTCGGATGATCCTTGAACCAGATTGAAATTGTTGAAGTTGTATCGACCATGATTCAGCAGCTAAACCCGGCGGGGAGAGGATTTGCCGCCAGCATTTTCAACCTCATGTGAACACCCTGTTAACAGTAATTCCGCTAGTGTCTGGTAACAAGTGCTTGGTATAATATTTGGATTTACGGGACAGAATGATCTTTGTCCGCCGCCTCTCTGGTATTGATTCAATTGAACATTGTGAAAAACCACGTCTCACAAACCTGTGTTATAGACAACGGGTGTCATTCTTCAAGACAGATCATTGAACCTCTCTCTGCTTATAAACAAGTAAAACATATTGCGGAAGAATCACTCCTACAAAGCACCAAGAAATATGTGGAATAGGCATATCTAACCCTCTCGCGACCACAACAAATTGGACTGATTCCACAACGAAAAACCTCAACTAGATTACGCTGTTCCTTTTCATCCTCAGCTCCAAACCAAAGTAAATCAGAAACATTACTCCATTAACTAGTGAAACCTCTACGAGCATACATGTAGTTCAAGTAGTGGGAACTAACCAGTCTGCAGTGCGTGTTGTGAGCACGAAAAGCTTTTCTAATCCAAGGGAGGATGCCTTCTTCTCAATGTAATCTGCagatattaaaaaatcaaaattcttAAACTACAGACTATCCAACTGTAACGATAATAAAGTTTATGGATATACAATATACATTATATCAAattatccctttttttttttaattggatcCCAAATTTCAGTTCAAAGCATCTTGGGTTAAATGAATTCAAGATGTTCAGTAGAAAAAAGAACAGGAAGAAACAAGATGTAGTCCAAATATATGCAACTTAGCCCAGAAATATGATGTGACCTGTTACTCATGTTTCTGCCCTATCTGTATCCGCTTAAATATACAATCCACTTTTCATTTGATCGGGCATCGGGTGTCCCCCTTCCTAGTAAAAGCATTTCTTTCTGTAGAGTAAAATCAATTGACATGCTGCGAGGAACAAATGCACACTTTCGGCTATAATGTGATTTGACCACTCATTCCTGGTTAAGAGGTTCATGTAGAATTTGGCATATTTTTCTGTAATCAGCTATTGTGATTTGTGAATATAATTACCCTTTTCGACAGTTCATGTTGAAAATAAGCTCAGTAATGACCATTGAAACGACAGAAAGAAATGAGGAAAGCAACAAGAGCAAAGACATATCGATGCTTATTCAAGTTTGTATAGTATATTACCAAGTAATTTATCACCCTGCCCTTGACCGCGGCAATCAGGAGAAACTGCAATAGCAGCAACCTCCGCACATTTCTCCTCTGGGAAAGGGAAAAGAGCAGCACATGCAATGATTTGGCCTTCTCTTTCCACCACAACGAAGCAATCCAATTCTTCACGTAGCTATTGGCAAAAattcagttaaaaaaaaataattaagatcAGTTTTAATTAATAATCACAAGTAAAAAATAGAAGGTtctgaaaaacaaaaattaagaaagacCGGGAACACAAACctgttcatcacttcttggaaCCAATGTGCTGGCTGCTTCTAAAGGTTGTATAATTTGTCTTATTGCAGAGAAATCAGATGCCCTAGCCATCCGGGTTCCTTCATACAGGTCACTAAGGTCGAACATTTAATGCACGTGTGAGTGGATAGATAGAGGAAAACTTATGCATATGCTAGGTACAATTATTTGCTCTCCGTTTTCATAATTAATGTCAGGAAGCTCTTGAAGTTAGACTTCAACAGTATCCAATCTTAGCATGATTAACCGGCAATGATGAGAATTCATTGGCAGAAAAATATTGGGAATTGTTATTCGCACTCCAAAAACATCATGTCACAGTCCTCCCTCCTTTTCTCTATTTGGGAGAAGTGCAGGATAACTTTTTTGGAATGCCAACTATTTTTTGAACTAGTGATTAGAAAATACAAATATAAGACCAAAACAACCAGGAACCATAAGAGCTTATTTTATGCACAATCCAAGCACAACGAGACCGAAACAACCTCTATGAACTCGTGCAATTCTAATATTCTATCAATGAATTTATAGATGTAATGTGACTTGAAGAATTGCTGCTTGGATTTCCACTAAAATGATGACCAGGCTAGTAAGCAATAAAAGAGGAAACAAACATAAACCaggaaaatataaatagcaGATaatcacatcaacaacaaaaagCCTGGCAATTAGGACCATCAGCATAGCTTATCATCACATTAAAGTTTATTATAATCTGACATCAGAAAGTCGTCAAAGTATACAAAAATACGGATACATTTACTGCAAAAATAGCATACCTAGCCACCATTGTCCCCAATCCATCTCTTTTAAACAATTCCAACAATAACATGCCCCCTTTAGTGCCATCTAACAGATGTACTCTTTGAACACCTCCCTGGCAATAAAAAGAAACTACCATTGGCTGGGTTCTTCAGACTCAACATATAAAGAAGCTGGGACTTTAAGCTATGCAGACAAATATTTAACGAAGTTTGTAAACCAGGGGGAAAAAAGAACTGTTATGAGCTTACCCTGCAAACAAAGGCCGCAGCAGCCAATTCTGAAAGGTAACCATTTAATCGACTTAGCCGCTCATGACCTCCAATAGCAAAACCTTGTTCACCAGTCCACAATCCATTCCCATTTTCAAAACCAACACCGTTGTGAAACCTTGCAGTATGATTTTGCTTAAAAGCCCTCCCATTCTGGTGAGTAGCAATATGATCATCATATCCAAAACCAGACAGATGTTCTTCATCGACAGCTTTCACATAGGTAGCAGCTGTCTCACTTTGCTGAGCCCGCCTACGAATCAACATGTCTGCTTCTTCAAGAGTTAAGAAGCGAATAAGGCGTCTACTCTCGTCAAGAATTGGACCATCTATTATGCAGATAAGTTTATCTGCTTCGATAGCCAAGGCACAAGCTGTTGCAACTTCATACGTGctgaaatatataaaaacataaataatcagCTTAGGTACTATATATGCAAAAGGAGTCGGCAGCATATAATTATCAACAAAATAGATAATCACCACCCAAACAGAAACTGTGCTAGCATACTTGCAATTTAAAGTTTCTCCAGAGCTGGAATAACCCAGGTTGCTCAATATCACAATACAATCATCATCAAGCCTCTTACGCATGCGAGAAACATCAACTTTCTTGATTTCACCTGTTGCCCCATAATCAACACCTGCAACGACTCCTCGTCTCTGAAAAACGAAATAGCAGCTGTACTTTACGGAATTCGGtaccaaccaaaaaaaaatcacaaatcaagaaaacaaattaatGTTGGGTAAactttaccccctgaactttcacctcactttcgatttccctcctgaacttttctattggaaaattaaggactcaaactaatttttttagccaatttgccccctaccgttagtttttcatatattacatccatatttccgttaagtgagaccatgtgcataacatgtgaggatagttaagtcatttcactcttaaaaatgattaaaaactgaaaataaataataataaaaattttccctctattttttcccgctaattcctattctcaattttatttttccctctcattcctatgcatgagaaataacatatggtgttattgtcttcataagtagctaagttaatctttttcttgaagcatgtactaccatttttattttctctaacaaattaataatttgacaaatgctcatggtgttattgtctccaaagcagtacattaatataagaaacatgtccataaaaaaaattaaggtttcttatattaatgcactgctttggagacaatagcaccattagcatttgtcaaattattaatttgttagagaaaataaaaatggtagacaataacaccatatgtcatttctcatgcataggaatgggagggaaaaataaaatcgaggataggaattagcgggaaaaaatagggggaaaattttgcttttttttttattttcagttttttaatcatttttaagagtgaaataacttaactacccttacatgttgtgcacatggtctcacttaacggaaatatagatggaatatatgaaaaactaacggtagggggcaaattggctaaaaaaattagtttgagtccttaattttccaatagaaaagttcaggggggaaatcgaaaatgaggtgaaagttcagggggtaaaccgacagtttactcATTAATGTTTAATGTCACTTTTGAAAGAGTAAGATTCTTACCTTGGCTGCAAGAAAGTTACCACTCTCTACGCTGACACCAACTTCATGCAAACGACTCTTGTCACCGTGTCGACGAATATTGCACATGGAGGGTCCTGGAGAAAGCTTTGCCTCTATCGTCTTAGATATCGCCCCAGCCACTTGCTTTGCAGCATCTAGGGAATCTGAGTCAGTTACCCTGTACTGACCAACAAACTTTGGCTTCTTTCCTGAAAAGTAACAACTAACATATACCTGCTTAGTGTCAACCTTATAGCACTTCAAATGGTTTAAACAAACCAACAACTTCAAGAACATAAAGGATTAACAATCTAACTAAACTAAAACATCCATgccaacaaaaaatatatatatatatatatatatttatatatgcaaTATGAAAATCAATAACACTAATAAAAACACATTTGTGCTCAACTCCATGATATCATGCTTAGGCTCCGTTTGAGATTGCTTCTCTAAAAAGCACTTGTACTCCTAAGTGTTTCTTCTAGACCTGCTTTAACCACGTTGAAATGTTTACTAAAAATCCAAATCCAACCTGGAAAAACACTTAGAAGTACTTCTCGAAGAAGCATCTAGCAAGTGCTTCTCCAGAAAGTGCTTTTCTGAGCCCGAAGCACTTTTAAGTTTTTCTGCCAAATGCAATCAGGACTTTGGGCTGTCAGAAAACGCTTTTAGCCATCCCATAAGTGAATTCCAAACAAGCCCCATCGATTTGAAAATTACAATAACAAGAACATACAATAAAACACTCACCTCTTCGTGCCAAAAGTTCATCAATTTGCACATGGGGTCCAGGAACAAGAACAAACCTGATCCCCAGGTGATGAAGAAGTGCTATATCCTGCATAAAAcccaaatatataaatatatatactaatACATATAGTATAATacaaagagaaataaattaaaaagaacTTTGCTTAAACTAAAATGCTGCACAGCGCTCTAACAAACAgagaaaatgaataaaaatatgattttttcttCCGCTGATGAcattaatgaataaaaatatGATATTTCCTTCCACTGACGACattgtttgtttcattttctcaGCAGCCGAACAGACCAAATATAAaaatttctcagcaaccaaacagaccaaatataaaaatttctcagcaaccaaacagttCAGAAAATTAGAAGTCAGAGTACCTGCCTTGAGAATTGATTCCAAGTAAGTACTATTGGACACAATTT
This window contains:
- the LOC103404563 gene encoding probable amino-acid acetyltransferase NAGS1, chloroplastic; its protein translation is MAATYTSLGTHRRLAAVTSQLTSLRRSSLTVTEKPLRLPLANCGRRKGRAGISLKCSNNAYGPMIDESESDCENYNCMEDEQFVRWFREAWPYLWAHRGSTFVVIISGEIVSNSTYLESILKAGTLTSNFLNCLVAEKFLYLVCLVAEKFLYLDIALLHHLGIRFVLVPGPHVQIDELLARRGKKPKFVGQYRVTDSDSLDAAKQVAGAISKTIEAKLSPGPSMCNIRRHGDKSRLHEVGVSVESGNFLAAKRRGVVAGVDYGATGEIKKVDVSRMRKRLDDDCIVILSNLGYSSSGETLNCNTYEVATACALAIEADKLICIIDGPILDESRRLIRFLTLEEADMLIRRRAQQSETAATYVKAVDEEHLSGFGYDDHIATHQNGRAFKQNHTARFHNGVGFENGNGLWTGEQGFAIGGHERLSRLNGYLSELAAAAFVCRGGVQRVHLLDGTKGGMLLLELFKRDGLGTMVASDLYEGTRMARASDFSAIRQIIQPLEAASTLVPRSDEQLREELDCFVVVEREGQIIACAALFPFPEEKCAEVAAIAVSPDCRGQGQGDKLLDYIEKKASSLGLEKLFVLTTRTADWFVRRGFSQCSIESIPERRRTKIILSRKSKYYTKHLLPDTSGITVNRVFT